The DNA sequence ctcgatgaaatcactcgtagaatacacccttaaagtttgtcgggttcgaaaaacaacacattgtatagTTTGTCGGAAGTACCTCTAAACGccatattatcatcatcatcatcatcatctcagcaataggacgtccactgctgaacatagtcctcccccaatgatttccaccttgtccgatcggaggcggcccgcatccagtgcttccccgtGGACTTGACTATATCGTCCGCCCATCTCGCGGGGGGCGCCCAACGCTGCGCTTGccggtacgtggtctccactctaggtctcttctgctccaccgaccatcagaccttcgagcaatgtgtccggcccactgccatttcagcATACTGACTCGATAGGCTATGTCGGTTACTTTGGTTCTTCTTCGGATCTCTTCATTTCTGATTCGATCACGTAGAGATACGCCgagcatagccctttccatagcttGCTGGGTGACACTGAGCCTATTCAAGGGGCCTAAAGTTAGAGACCACGTCTCGGCACCGtaggtcatcactggcaacacgcactgctCAAAGACGCCACGCACGCCATATTGTTTTCAGCTAAATACAGTGTAATATGCATTAATTGGATGAccaaatggcgtagtggttagtgaccctgactactgagccgatggtcccgggttcgattcccggctggggcagatatttgtttaaacacagatatttgggGTCggctcgggtcttggatgtgcccgtaaaatggcaataggcccgccccctattacattgggactaacataacactctggcgaaaagtgggtgcaacaatgcacctctgcctaccccgcaagggagtacattagtacaaggcgtgagtgcgtgtgtgtatgCATTAATCtagacaaaatattattcCACCTTGTAGTTTCCTTTCTAATCAAATGTTGACTTGCTTGCGCCTTATGCGCTTAACGGCGCCCCTTAAAGTCCGGCGCCCCTGGGCGGTCGCCCAACCGCGCCCTACCCTAACGCCGGTACTGGCTATAAGGTACCGTATGCTTTCAAATATTGGACCCCATCACATCATAAGAAGCACGTTGTACCTCATTGTATTATCTAAGCAGTGTTGTTGATTTCCAGTCGGCCCTGTCGCGTTCATTACACTTGTCTTTATTAGATGCATCTGCGCAGTTCCACAACAATTTATTATGCAAATGGGGGATCAGTAGGTACTGCTTAGGGCTTAGTGATCAGCTTCACGTGACATGCTAGAAGCGACGCACGTGCCAGCTGCTCCATGGAAAATCACGGCAAGGACACGATGCAACGGTTCATTCAACCGGACCTTATTATTCAACAAACGCACTATGATGAAACTACGCAAatcttcattttttattaacaaaGCCCAGCATTTCGAAATTTGGTCCACGTAAGTGTCGGCCACACTGGGACACGATGTGTTGCCTAAATGCGCTGTCTGAGTTTGGAATACGATGGCTTTGTTCGTGGTTTACAGTTTTCAGGGATTTTACAAGTACTTTCAAGGATTTTACTCTTTCACAAGAAGCAAAAAAATTCACAGTATATTTTTGCTGCAAATAAAAGCTGCTTTGTTACAATCTAGGTACATAGGTTTAGCTAGACGGAGCTAGATGCTAGCTGCTGAAGCACCACGTGACCCGTATAGCGTAGCGCGGAGAATCATAACGACCACTAATGAACTTAGCATCCTACAGATTCTGTTAATTAACGTGTCGCTCTACGTAGCTGTCTGTAGCACTAGGGATTAATATGAACtatgatacctacctacagccacatattattaatttatgtttattttcgtCGCTGTCCCGCTAAACCAACATTAGACAAATAGCTATATAGTAGTGGCTCTAtgaggaagaccgaggaccgagtgttgtagCGCTCCTTGGCGTCCAGCAGTTGATGATTAGTGATTACGGGCTGACGacgattataattaaattttattgagtTCCGAACAGTATTTATGCATGTATTATACAAAAGAATATTAGGATACCTAGGTATGTTGATATAATATGTGATTTTAGTACCCTTTAAAACAGAGTAAATCATCGAAAATATATGGATACAAAATTCAAAACTTTTTAGTTTGTATGAATAATTgtattatacatttatatttttatattctattctattctaatttgAGAACAAACGAATGAtcgaacataaaatatttcatgatAATCTTAAAAACTTGGAAGTTATAGAATGCATGCTATCTGCACCACCAGAACCATTATCTGCCAAGTGTGGCCATAATCCACGACGGCACCCTGGCAAGCGGCTGGTACAATTGTGCACGCAAGTGCGTGCCAAAAGCTGAAAATCGGTATAGCGCACGGCGCGCGCGCAGAGAAATCGTGATCGCGGCCCAAAATAAAGTGCGATTAGTATGCATACTCGAGCGACATAAACGTAGCCAAATCCGTGCGATGTTGTAACCGTGAGCGAGGTAGCAATGAGCCGGGTTCGATGCCTGAGGAAAGCGAAAGTCCGCTCGTTCAGTGGGACAACGACCGGCTCCTGTGACTTCCTGTCAGAAGTCATCGTACGGAGCTTGCCACTGCGAATTCAACGAGTGCGACTGTTGCCATGCGCGCCCGCTGCCCGCACCACTAACCAGCTCCGCCTGGTTTTGCCTCTCGTGCTTATATTGCTGTGTTAACTGCCTGGTCTGCCTGGCTACGGTATTTTGTCGTATTTcggtattatattattacgtaTATTAggtaaaatacttatttatgatttaGTTAGCACTTGGCAAGATCTACATTTCGCCgttttttgttcatataaagAGGAAAAGTATTTTTCCAAAAAACCAAGTGCTAGTCATACTCACGCACGAAGGGTTCCGTACCATTATACTAAGTACTATTTTGTTTTCCCATTTGACACAActttttacaaacaaaatattttcgcTGTTACTGATACTCTGATactatattgtatttaattaattacggATGTCTATTTTTTAGATGTAGTCCCTCAATGTGTAGTAAGTATGTGTGGCTGCACTATGTGTGAAATTCGTATTGTTTACATGAGTGCATCGATGTCAAAAAAGGCGTTGATCCTATGCGTTGATCCGATAAAATAGCTGcagatattttatgtttttaagtgAACATAGGTTACTTATAAGAATTTTCACGAGCCTCAAGTTTGACTTCAATATGCAGAGTGCAATTTTGTAATTCCACCTGAAGCGGAAGTACTCTTAATAATgtacataaaattactaaaagaaaacattcatAGGTATGTTCTCAAAAGAAATTAAGAACTTACTtcaatttacttattatagGGGAGAGCAAAAAGATGGTAGCAAGTCTATTGAACGAAATGTGCGcctcaaaataaaataaacctatGTTGATGACGCGTAAATTTGGCTCACTCAACTTAAACAGGCGCTAACGTCGAAAACTCAAatcggtttttaatttaattaacatagCCCCTATTTCAATTAAGTACACGTTATTTCACTACCTGTTACTACCTATGTCAGAAAACTAACTGTAACTGAGGTCACAAGATTACATTCCTCTACCTTTCTACGGGTATAAGTGTATTCGGCTGTACTATCAATATCGATATGATCCCACGAAACTGTGTCTTTAAAATGTCAAAAACCTGCTTCATAAAACCTAAGTTAGTAAATAACTACCTATACAAAACACTAGTACACCACGAAGATACAATTTGAGCTAAAAGGGCGTAAAGAGAAGATTATTCATCAATCCACTAAACCTAATAACATTTTTACATTTCCCAAACAATATTAGATACTCAAAAAGGTGCTTCATTTGACTAAACAACGACTAGACGGGTAAGGCTCAACCTTAATAACATTAAGGAAAGTCAAAGCACCTACCTAACAACCTTGTAAGTTACTTTTGTGAGGCATTACAAGCAGTATTACGGCCTTTGCCTACATGCCAACATTGTTCTGCACACCTCTCAAATTACAGACACCGACACGGTTGATCTGTCTCCGTACTGTCTGAAACTTGACCTATTGTTGTTCTTGATATAAAAATAGCTACATTATCTCAGCTACCGagaacaaacaaacaacgTCAGCAGTTTACTGCATTGTTCAAATTTCCCGGTTTATCGGTTGAGCTGGAGACAGTCTGTCGCGTGCCTCAGACGCGCGGCAATCGTTACGTCGCCGGTCTGCAGCGCGCCGGGCATGCGCAGAGCTGGCGCCACGGCTCGCGGCTAGTGAGGGAACTCCGGGCGTCCGGCATCAGCCCCCGAGCGCACCGCCTCCGCGCCGCAGTCCTCCCGCCTTCCGCGCCGGCTAAACACGCTCACAGCCGCATCATGGTGAGTCACTGCGATTACGTGCGAATCGTTTCATTTGCACGGCCTCGAAACACTCAATTAGCTCAAACGATATGCGCATTGTTCAATGCACAATAACTTACCGGCACAACAGTTACTACTAGTACCTGGGAAGTAGCCGTAACGGGATGTTATCTCCGCAGTTTTGATTGGTTGTGACGTGCACCTACTTACTGTTGTTAAAGGTCAAGTGTAAACATAAGTATATATCCGACCAGCTGTATCGTTTGTAACCAACAGTAAACTTGATTTCAGGTGATGGATAACGCACTAatagaagaaaataaaaatgaagagAATTCATCGATATTTGTtacgaattttcaaaatggagAAACAATTACATATTCCTTGGCCCTTGTAAAAGGAATTATTACAAGAACAACTAACAGTCAAGATAAATTAGTTTGCATAACTAAAAGAAATGGAGTTCAAAATAAATCACACTGGGATGTTATCAACGGTGAATTCAAAGTTCTTGTGGAACTAAACAGAGGAGGAAATGAAATTGAATTTGAGTATGAAAATGGACAGCAACATCGGACCCTATTATTGGAATATGCTCCAAGAAAAACGAACCTCCGAGTAACTCCAGTGTATATAGTTTGCCAGGGTCATGATGGTGGTTTTCAATGCCCTCCAGACGTTAATAACTCAATTGAAAGTGCCTGTGCACGTATAGCTATTGGAGCCAAGCTTATACAAAGCATAACAGCAGAAAAAATAATGGAAAGTGGTTTTGGACGGAAGACGTTTCAACTAGAACACGAAATAAACACAAAGAAACCAGAATGCCACGTATTTCGAAGTAACCTAAATGTAAACAAGGCTAGAAAAATGAAACAATCTGAACTATGGTCACATTTCGGCCGCGAGCTAATGCTATCAGATTTGGGGagcaatgaaagaaaatatttagctTTTATATCATGCACTCGGTACAAAGGCAccgatgtaaacaaaccaatgACCCATGATGAAATCGTATCCATGACTGAAGCCTACGCAGCCCTAGGAGGTGGCGGATTAGCCCTCTTTGGAACAGCATGTCTTTATACGTGGCCTTCTTGTATAGAGGAAATTATTCCAAAGTTTCTAAATATTACTCCGGTGAACAGCCTACGATTTATGGATGACAGTGGGTATCGAGGAACTCTTGGAGGATGTTTTGCAACCACATTGGGTTCAGTTTTCCATGAGCTTGGTCACACGTTTGACTTAGGTCATACAAAGGATGGAATCATGGGAAGAGGGTTTGATAATTTAGATCGAGTTTTTACAGTGGGTGACAAAAAATCAACGAACATTAAAGACAGTATGAATAATTTTAGTGGTAAGCCTGTTCAACATTCTACTGTTTCTCTTCAACGTAATATCAGTGTTACCATGAATGTAGCTGAGCCCATGAGACTATTAGGACCCAGGAGTAAAACCACCCTTGGGAATTTTGTTTCCATGTCTAAATCTGACATCATACGACGAAGCCCGAATGTAACACCAATAACGAGGCCTTCTAGTGTATACTCAAACATATCTAACAGATTATCGGagtctaaaaaaaatatcaaccggaTGAATGGCAACGATCCAATTTACTGGACAAGGAACTGCGCTGTGTTATTATCTTACCATAGATGGTTTAATAACGAATATGGAAGAGAAAGACAAGCCATAACCAGATATTTGAAAtttgacaaaaacaaaatgatgATAATATCAACAGCTGGATTGAGAATAGTTGAAGTGAGAGATGAATCAAGTGGCATGGTTATAGACTCATACGAGTTCACAGACGTTCTACCTGAAAAAAGATTTTTGCTTCCTTTTACATTTTCACCTAAAAGTAAAGTGCTCACGATAGTTGTAGAAGACGATCTCGGAAATGTGTTGAAACAAACATTTTCTTACTGAAAGAACGCTGAATAGTGGAGATGACAATAAAGTGGCAATcattaaaataagaatactTTAATGTAAAtagtactaaaatatttttccattGATAGCAACATAATTCACGTTTATACAACTggcaacaaaaatatatattttgtttatcagCTGTCATGTGTCAACGTCAGCTGTTTTTTGTGTTCAATGTTATTTTATCAGAAAATTAACAATTCGGCTACATAAATGCAATGATTTTAATACGAGATAACAAAATCAGGGCATTACACCGTATTAAATTCAGACcagaattaatattttaaaatggccTCTAAATGTAACAAAATTTCGTTTGatataaacaaacattttccgattgataataataataagataaacattgttaaatttattgaaGCAACGTCGAACCTAGTTGGTGTAATAGGTAAGctaaatgtataattattcAATCTAATCGCACATACTTAATACTTCTCCTTATTCCaattaaaacagtattttttaattacagACAATTTTGGCAAACTCTTCACGCCTGTAAAGCTTGATATTCAAGGAAACATTGATGTAAGTGGATAACGTGTCATACAAGAAGTAGGATTAGTTCTATTATTAATTCCCATGGTACCTAGTCTTTTATTTCATGTACCTCTTTGCCTAATTACTACTTAACTCTCTgatcattttattattgaaagtagacatttttgtttgaaataaacttattcTATTATTTCAGAACATAAAAAGACATTATAAGTTTGATGACAGTTCCTGCTTATTAGAACAAATGACTGAAGAGACCAAGAAGGGACCCCCCGTAATAGCAGAAAGTGTACTTTGGCTAAACaggtaataatttataaaaatatgcaataaaattaaataacttacaaGTCAGTTGTATATCATAATGTGTTTGTGTAATTACTTCCAGGTCATTGTTGATGTTTGAGCTGATATTTCAAGAGATGATAGCAGCCCTGCAATCAAAGAACTACAATGTGACTATGAAGAAAATATTGACCATAGCCTATGAGGGGTCCGTGAAGAAATATCATAACTGGGTCACACAGCAAATCTTTCATGtaaggaaaaatatttataaaaacttatttgaaatcttttattttaaaaattatagttctcataatcaattttttttatttcagctcCTCTGCAAAATGTTCTCAACATTGCCAGTTTTCCTGAAGCAGTTtaacattgaaaatattgaTGAGTTTGGTAATAATCTTGTGCAATACAATAATGCTCTGCATTCTGTACGTTGTCAGATAGACAACTACTTTATTAGCAACCATCTGTTCCTTGATTCATAAGGGTCAAAACATTATCTATtacattttttcatttataagTCCAtatactttattatagtataaaatttatatgtataaaggtgaaaaatatataatatggtACTATGATCTCTGTACATTCTGGGAGAATTTTCCCAATTTAATTGTTTAGTGCCTTTCTAAGCCTAATGATGTGACAAAGatgtattcatattttttaatagaGTGTGATGTGCATGTAAATTAGAAACACAGTATTTTCAAACAGTTATCATTACTAtgagtacttaattataaattattaatgtgAATGAGGCTTTCAGTATACAAAGTATTAAAAACTAAAGGCTACTATTTTAAGTGATAGTTTTTATAAGAAAatgtaataaacataatagtCAAATCAACTGTGAGTAGAACTATTCATAAATCTAGTTTCAATCTACTTCAATAATAACAGTTTTAAACATAGAAGATAcaagaattaaattaaatatagaaATGATAAcagaagttttatttttaaaaaatgaataggtacttactaatatCTTTTGGGGTGGGAAAGATACACAGATTTCGCAAATGCAGATGCTTTTTTCAgacataaaaaacataaaagatTTTCTGTTGCTGACACCATCCAAAACATGGTGTGAAGGGTGACTTCTGTAGGTGTACTGAGTAGATTTTGATTGAACACGAAGAAACTTAACAGTGGAAGCTGCATCAGTACAGTTAACATTAGAAATCCTGCCAATTCTGGAACCTGGAAAAGAAGTTACGTAATTATCAGTTAGATACTTAAAATCTAGCTGAATATTACTTTGCATCcagtacaaaattaaatagaaaTCAGTCAGAgagcaaaaaataattacaagaACTGAAAGTTTGGAACTTACTCTATTCGCTAAGTTTCCATAGTGACCAAGGTATAAACGTGTGGGTTCAATAATGAGCAGTAGTGTATAAACTGCTACAGAAAGGTACCTAGTGAGATGATCTAGAGCACCaaactgaaaaataatttaatattagttaaatCATCAGCGGTAACTCAAATATGAAGTcataattcaaattcaaacttACTTTTACGACTAAAAAACATCCAGTTACTAAAAGCCACACTATGAAAATGTATACATTGATAAACAGGGTTTTTTGGAACCACATCATAGTTCTGTAGtccatatttatgtaaataaaactaactaaacAGAACTCTAGCTATGTGTTTGATTTTGATTCCACGATTTTCACGGCGGGAACTtgcatgttttgtttgttgctgttagattttttttattacacagACTACACTATATGAGTTTAAAGGTGTCGATacactagcggacgcggctgacagccgcgACTGATAGTGTGCACAGTATTTTAGGACAGTTCATGCCAAATCGCTCTCGGACGTCTAAAAGCTCAAGGTTACGCCCACGACTTACGTCCAATAGTTTGAACAGCGtagtgtacggtggcctgtgcctaaaagtatacaggcggagtttttaatagcgatccctgatgatgaagggaccacctacatctgttataaatcctgggacgtgttgtgtgtgatgtgtgtagcagtggtgtttatgtggatgtgcttgagtagcacgtgagcttgagatcgcaatttaaaaaactccgcctgtatacttttaggcgcaggccaccgtacatttaCCTAGACCTTTAAGTCGCGGCTGATAGCATCTTTGCTCAGACAGAACTATAGCTATAACATGACGGATGGCGAAAAAGAGACACTTAGCTCCACAGTCTAAAGAGAGAAATGATAAGCAAACACCTCGCAAACACCTACTCGTTTTGCA is a window from the Plutella xylostella chromosome 10, ilPluXylo3.1, whole genome shotgun sequence genome containing:
- the LOC105382427 gene encoding glycolipid transfer protein, which codes for MASKCNKISFDINKHFPIDNNNKINIVKFIEATSNLVGVIDNFGKLFTPVKLDIQGNIDNIKRHYKFDDSSCLLEQMTEETKKGPPVIAESVLWLNRSLLMFELIFQEMIAALQSKNYNVTMKKILTIAYEGSVKKYHNWVTQQIFHLLCKMFSTLPVFLKQFNIENIDEFGNNLVQYNNALHSVRCQIDNYFISNHLFLDS